From a region of the Solanum stenotomum isolate F172 chromosome 2, ASM1918654v1, whole genome shotgun sequence genome:
- the LOC125856614 gene encoding diphosphomevalonate decarboxylase 2-like, producing MADESQKWVLMVTAQTPTNIAVIKYWGKRDENLILAINDSISVTLDPAHLCTTTTVAVSPAFNQDRMWLNGKEISLSGGRYQNCLREIRARANDVEDEKKGIKITKKDWENLHVHVASYNNFPTAAGLASSAAGFACLVYSLAKLMNVQEDNGRLSAIARQGSGSACRSLYGGFVKWVMGKEENGSDSIAVPLVDEKHWDELVIIIAVVCSRQKETSSTSGMRETVGTSALIEHRAKEVVPKRIIQMEEAIQKRDFATFTHLTCADSNQFHAVCLDTSPPIFYMNDTSHRIISCVEKWNRSEGTPQVAYTFDAGPNAVLIARNRTSAALLLQRLLFHFPPNSETDLNSYVIGDKSLMEDIGIQDIKDIEALPPPPEIKDKVPAQKYKGEISYFICTRPGRGPVLISDDSQALLHPDTGLPK from the exons ATGGCGGATGAATCTCAAAAATGGGTTTTGATGGTAACAGCACAAACACCCACTAACATTGCTGTGATTAAATATTGGGGAAAAAGAGATGAAAACCTAATTCTTGCAATTAATGATAGTATTAGTGTAACTCTTGATCCTGCACATCTTTGTACTACTACTACTGTTGCTGTTAGTCCTGCTTTTAATCAAGATCGAATGTGGCTTAATGGCAag GAAATATCCCTCTCTGGAGGCAGATACCAGAACTGTCTTAGGGAAATTCGAGCTCGTGCTAATGATGTTGAGGATGAGAAGAAGGGtatcaaaatcacaaaaaaggATTGGGAGAATCTTCACGTGCATGTTGCCTCTTATAATAATTTTCCTACTGCTGCAGGATTGGCTTCCTCAGCTGCTGGTTTTGCCTGCCTAG TTTATTCTCTTGCGAAGTTAATGAATGTGCAAGAGGACAACGGGAGGCTTTCTGCAATAGCAAG GCAAGGTTCAGGAAGTGCATGTCGAAGCTTATATGGAGGATTTGTCAAGTGGGTAATGGGAAAA GAGGAAAATGGAAGCGATAGCATTGCTGTTCCACTTGTTGATGAGAAGCACTGGGATGAGCTTGTTATCATCATTGCTGTG GTGTGCTCACGGCAGAAGGAAACAAGTAGCACCTCCGGAATGCGTGAGACTGTTGGAACTAGTGCACTTATAGAACACAGGGCAAAG GAAGTAGTGCCAAAGCGAATAATTCAGATGGAAGAAGCCATACAAAAACGTGATTTTGCAACTTTCACTCATTTGACTTGTGCAGACAGCAATCAGTTTCATGCAGTCTGCCTGGATACTAGCCCTCCTATATTCTACATGAATGACACATCTCATAG GATAATCAGCTGTGTTGAGAAATGGAACCGTTCAGAAGGAACTCCACAG GTTGCATACACTTTCGACGCAGGGCCAAATGCAGTCCTAATTGCACGTAACAGAACATCCGCTGCACTTCTGCTTCAGAGGCTGCTTTTCCACTTCCCTCCAAATTCAGAAACTGATCTAAACAG CTACGTCATCGGTGATAAATCATTAATGGAGGATATTGGAATTCAGGATATAAAGGACATTGAAGCGTTGCCTCCGCCTCCAGAAATCAAAGACAAGGTTCCAGCTCAGAAATACAAAGGCGAAATTAGTTACTTCATCTGCACACGACCTGGTAGAGGTCCGGTTTTGATAAGTGATGACAGCCAAGCTCTCCTCCACCCTGATACTGGGTTGCCCAAGTAA
- the LOC125856788 gene encoding probable LRR receptor-like serine/threonine-protein kinase At3g47570, whose translation MFPVHSNIMEKHIFLLILAILVQFYFVSSISATIFSNETDQEALLAFRNLVTSDSSHFLANNWTKNTSFCSWFGVTCSPKRQRVVALTLPNLQLQGTISPSLANLSFLIELNLTNNNFHGNIPYGIGHLPRLRVIDIQNNQLQGSIPTSLFQHQRVQIISLAFNKLGGEMWNGTWYVPELRVLNLRNNTITGIIPPSIGNATKLMNISLNWNRINGNIPMEIGNLSQLVELSLSRNQLTGSIPSTLFNISSLLVLSLAYNSLSGPLFLDDRRNVLSSNLEHIGVSYNQITGHIPSNICQFKALKVLSISYNNITGEIPRNIGCLPKLEELYIGYNAIDGTIPTSLGNISTLQKLHCGNNHMEGELPPELGKLSNLRQINFEENHNLIGEIPNAIFNISSLEFIAFTFNNLSGRIPNLLHLPNLIQLLLANNQLEGEIPRYITNATNLELLELSDNLLTGSIPYDLGNLRELQELFLHHNQLTELRFFDSLVKCRMLRYVQVGSNPLNDVLPSSIGNLSSTVEYFHIGDAQINGFIPTSTGNMSGLTTLVFQDNNLTGNIPREIGKLKQLQGLFLVNNRLQGDITEVVCDLLNLVRLALSENELSGVIPECLGSLTMLQHLFLGSNKFESKLPLSFWKMSSLLYVNMSRNSIEGEVPSDIGELKAIVAIEISGNHFSGMIPSNLGELQNLKLLSLSNNSFSGPIPLSFSNLKSLEFLDLSLNDLSGTIPKSFEKLLYLTSINVSFNVLEGEIPSGGVFANSTLQSFRGNKGLCGRQILEVPACAVTTPEQQQPKSKRLVLKIVTPVVISFFLIFLLVVSIWIMKRKKKGKSKDIEKVPEMRTYQLISYHEIQRATNNFDESNLIGVGGSGSVYKATLPSGIVVAIKVLDLENEEVCKRFDTECEVVRNVRHRNLVSVITTCSSDHIRAFVLQYMPNGSLDNWLYKEDRHLNLRQRVTIMLDVAMAIEYLHHGNDTPIVHCDLKPANVLLDEDMVARVGDFGISKILAVSKSMAHTKTLGTLGYIAPEYGSEGIVSTRGDVYSYGIMLMEVLAKRRPTGEEIFDENLGLREWITRAFPRTMMEVVDTDILHGGEKITSKSELCILSMIELALDCTKATPESRITMKDVVKRLNKIRNTFLET comes from the exons ATGTTTCCAGTGCATAGTAACATCATGGAGAAACACATTTTCTTATTGATACTTGCTATCTTAGTTCAATTTTACTTTGTTTCTTCTATATCAGCTACTATTTTCTCAAATGAGACTGATCAAGAAGCTCTACTAGCTTTTCGAAATCTTGTTACGAGTGATTCTAGTCATTTTTTAGCCAATAATTGGACAAAAAATACTTCATTTTGCTCATGGTTTGGTGTCACTTGTAGTCCAAAAAGGCAAAGGGTTGTAGCCTTGACTCTTCCTAATTTGCAACTTCAAGGCACAATTTCGCCTTCTTTGGCCAATCTATCCTTTCTCATAGAGCTAAATCTCACGAACAACAACTTCCATGGTAACATCCCTTATGGCATTGGCCACTTGCCTCGTTTACGAGTGATTGATATTCAGAACAACCAGCTCCAAGGTAGTATTCCAACAAGTCTATTTCAACACCAGAGAGTTCAAATCATTTCATTGGCTTTCAATAAACTCGGTGGTGAAATGTGGAACGGTACATGGTATGTACCCGAACTCAGAGTCTTAAATCTCAGGAACAATACCATCACAGGTATAATCCCTCCTTCTATTGGAAATGCCACAAAGTTGATGAACATCAGTTTGAATTGGAATAGAATCAACGGCAACATTCCAATGGAGATCGGTAATCTAAGCCAACTTGTAGAGTTGTCGTTGTCTCGTAATCAATTAACAGGTTCCATTCCTTCAACATTGTTTAATATCTCCTCCCTTCTCGTCTTGTCTCTGGCATACAATAGCCTTTCAGGTCCTCTGTTTCTTGATGATCGACGTAATGTTCTTTCATCAAACCTCGAGCATATAGGTGTATCATACAATCAAATCACTGGTCACATTCCTTCCAACATCTGCCAATTCAAAGCTCTCAAAGTCTTGTCCATATCTTACAACAACATAACTGGAGAAATACCGAGAAATATTGGCTGTTTACCCAAGCTCGAAGAGCTTTATATTGGCTATAATGCAATAGATGGAACAATTCCTACTTCATTAGGCAATATTTCCACTCTTCAAAAACTTCATTGTGGAAACAATCACATGGAGGGAGAACTTCCTCCGGAATTAGGAAAGCTATCAAACTTAAGACAAATCAATTTCGAAGAAAATCATAATCTTATAGGTGAAATTCCAAATGCTATTTTCAACATATCTTCTTTGGAATTCATTGCTTTCACTTTCAACAACCTCTCAGGTAGAATTCCAAATCTTCTTCATCTTCCAAACCTTATACAACTTCTCTTAGCAAACAATCAGCTCGAAGGTGAAATTCCTCGGTACATCACAAATGCTACCAATCTTGAGCTATTGGAACTATCAGATAACCTTCTCACAGGCAGTATCCCTTATGATTTAGGAAATCTTCGCGAGCTGCAAGAACTTTTCCTACATCATAATCAACTTACTGAGTTGAGATTCTTTGATTCTTTGGTGAAATGTAGGATGTTGAGATATGTACAAGTGGGATCGAATCCGTTGAATGATGTTCTGCCAAGTAGTATTGGCAATCTTTCATCTACTGTTGAATATTTTCATATTGGAGATGCACAAATCAATGGATTCATTCCCACTAGTACAGGCAACATGAGCGGTCTTACAACGCTAGTTTTTCAAGATAACAATTTGACAGGAAACATTCCTCGTGAGATCGGTAAGCTTAAACAACTCCAAGGTTTATTTCTAGTTAACAATAGACTACAGGGGGATATAACAGAGGTAGTATGTGATTTATTGAATTTGGTTCGATTAGCTCTGTCTGAAAATGAGCTCTCGGGGGTGATTCCGGAATGTCTAGGAAGTCTTACCATGCTACAACACCTTTTTTTAGGTTCTAACAAGTTTGAATCAAAGCTTCCTTTAAGCTTTTGGAAGATGAGTAGTCTTCTCTATGTAAACATGTCGCGTAATTCTATAGAGGGAGAAGTTCCATCAGATATCGGAGAACTTAAAGCTATTGTAGCAATTGAAATCTCTGGTAACCACTTTTCAGGGATGATACCAAGCAATTTGGGGGAACTTCAAAACTTGAAGTTACTTTCCTTATCGAACAATTCGTTTTCAGGTCCAATTCCATTATCCTTTTCAAACTTGAAAAGCTTGGAATTCTTGGATTTGTCTTTGAATGACTTGTCAGGTACTATTCCTAAGTCTTTCGAAAAGCTTTTGTACCTTACAAGCATCAACGTCTCGTTTAATGTTTTAGAAGGTGAAATACCTAGTGGTGGTGTGTTTGCAAATTCCACCCTGCAATCATTTCGCGGGAACAAAGGTTTATGTGGAAGGCAAATATTGGAGGTTCCTGCTTGTGCTGTCACTACTCCTGAACAACAACAACCAAAATCGAAGAGGCTTGTGCTAAAAATTGTCACTCCGGTGGTTATTTCATTCTTTCtgatattcttgttggttgtctcaatttggataatgaaacgaaagaagaaaggaaagtcCAAAGATATTGAAAAGGTTCCGGAGATGAGGACTTATCAATTGATTTCTTATCATGAGATTCAACGAGCAACAAACAATTTTGATGAATCCAATTTGATTGGCGTGGGAGGTTCTGGCTCTGTGTACAAAGCCACATTACCTAGTGGAATTGTGGTTGCAATAAAGGTACTGGATTTGGAAAATGAGGAAGTATGCAAAAGGTTTGATACTGAATGTGAAGTGGTGAGAAATGTTAGACACAGAAATCTTGTTTCGGTGATCACTACGTGTTCTAGTGATCACATAAGAGCCTTCGTTCTGCAATATATGCCCAACGGAAGCCTTGACAATTGGTTGTACAAAGAAGATCGCCACTTAAACCTTCGTCAAAGAGTCACCATAATGCTTGATGTAGCTATGGCAATTGAATATCTACATCACGGTAATGACACCCCTATAGTTCATTGTGACCTCAAGCCAGCCAACGTTCTTTTGGATGAAGATATGGTGGCGCGTGTTGGTGATTTTGGCATCTCAAAGATTTTAGCTGTAAGCAAGTCTATGGCACATACAAAGACATTAGGCACTCTTGGATATATTGCACCAG AATATGGCTCGGAGGGAATAGTGTCCACTCGTGGTGATGTTTACAGTTATGGCATCATGTTGATGGAGGTTTTGGCAAAAAGAAGGCCAACAGGTGAAGAGATATTCGATGAAAATCTTGGCTTGAGAGAGTGGATAACGCGAGCATTTCCAAGAACTATGATGGAAGTTGTGGACACGGATATTTTACATGGTGGAGAAAAAATCACTTCCAAAAGTGAACTCTGCATACTTTCCATGATAGAACTGGCTTTAGATTGCACAAAGGCAACACCAGAATCAAGGATAACCATGAAAGATGTAGTCAAGAGGCTTAATAAAATTAGGAACACATTTTTGGAAACATAG